The sequence below is a genomic window from Sulfuracidifex metallicus DSM 6482 = JCM 9184.
GTTTCTCTTACCGATTATTTAGGCTATCTAGTAAGAAGAGAAGTTAGGAACTAAAAAGGGAAGCAGTTGTTCTATCTAAGCAGCTATTAGCTAACCTAGATACAAGAAGCTAACACACTAATATGGCTCTTAAAATTACATAAATCAATAAAAATTAAAAAGAAGAAGAGAAGCTCATTTTTTAAGCTTTCTAGTTTCTAAATACGATGGAATAAATAGAAAACTTATTGCTAACGCAATCCAATATATGATCTGAGGATAGAAGGTAAAGGTTAATAGTAAGTTAGCGTTCTCATATTTTACGCTCACTAATTCCTCACCAATTTCTAAAAACGAATAGTTAGAGTATATTCCGTGCGATGACATTAAATATGTTATCACTATATATATTATGAAAGGATATACTAAATATGAGATCGTTAACATCAGTAAAATTCTGTTTCTTACTATTTTTCCTTTTAAAAATAAGTAAATATCTCTACTTATTACTATTATTAAAAATATTCTAAAAGCTTCCAGAGCTGCACTTATTACGTATGAAATCTTAAGAAACGTTCCTAGGAAATATATGGACATTTGGAATGGGGAAGTCTCTATTACTACAAGTCCGCCAAAATTATAAGTCCACCAGTAAAAAGGTAGTACGATTATAATTAGGCTAGAAATTAGGTAAATTAACGTGAAGGGATACTTTATCATAGTCCCATCACGTATGTAATATTTGTTTGGCTTATCTGAGCTTTTATAGTAATATTTTCGTTGAACACTTCACTTTCGTTTATTATTTTGATTTCCAATAATTGTGTACACCCAGGAGGAATTGTATAAATCTTAGTTAAATATAAATATTTGCCGGTTATGTTATATATGATAATAGTTTCGTTGAAAGGATTGTGAACTGGAACATCTACTTGATTTATGGATATAGATAATGAGTTGCTTACTTCGAAGCTTTCGCTTATATTTTCTCCATAAACGTTGGCAAGGAGCGTTATTTTCTCGTTAGGAATGCCGGTGAAATTAGTTACATAAATTCTTAAAATCCCGTAGCTGAAAGGTTTAATTTCAGTTTTATTTAATAAATATAAATATTTGCCGGTAATATTATAGATTATAAGAGTAGTGTCCAGAGGATTGCTAACAGTTATGGATACTTCTCCACTTTCGTAATACGTTAAGTTTATAGAACTACACAAAGGAAAAGTTTTAGTAATATTAATATTTCCTATTCCAACTAATATAGTTATATTTTCTGCCTTATCTTTTATATTATTATATAATAAATAGAAATTAGTTACATTAAAAGGCAAATACGAGTAACCAGGCTTCAAAGCATATGCACTTTCTAGTTGGAAATACTCTCCATAAGCTTTATATAACATGATAGTGAAATTAAATGGATTATATACTTTAATATTTACGATTCCTCCAAGAGTATTAGGTAATGAAATGTTGAAATTCTTGCCTAATAATTCTTCCTTGCTTATTTTTATTCCATCAACTTCTACACTAATATTAACCATTTCCTTACTTTGATTATATAAATTATAAAACCCAGTAAAATTACTAACGTAAAATACTGCAGTAGAAGTAGCATTACTTCCTATGGTAATATTCTTTTCTAAGTACAAATATTTTCCAGTTATATTGTTAATAATTATGCAGTATGGGAAAGTATTGGTAATATTCACACTTACTGTTCCACCTTGATAATTTGGTACAGATAGAGAGATATTTGAGTTTTTAGATAAAATCGTGTAACTACTAAAATTTATTCCATCAACGTTTATGTGGAAAGTGACGTTTTCTTCTCCTTTGCTATAAAGCTCATAGAACCCCGTAAAGTTCGTTATATTGATAAATATCATTCTCTCCTCCATTGGGGTAAAATATTGCTCAGAGGAAAGAAGTAGGTACTTTCCTGTAATATTTTCTATTATTATACTCTGATTGAAATCATTGTAAATATTTAAATAAACTCCTCTAATGTTTATAGAACTAAGATTTACGAATAGCTTTCCAGTGATCCGCTTAGGAATTTTAGGCATATTTATTTTCAAATTTCCCGTTAAATTATGATAAAAAGAGGGAACTTCAATACTTAACTTGCCGGAAACTTGTTTATACTCATTGGCTAACTGAGTGAGATTTTGGAGATCTATGTTAAACGAGGAAATAGAAAAATTTTTAGGTATTATACAATTTATTTTATTAGCTATTTGCTTAGGTTGATTTACATATGTATTTATATTTGCCGGAACGTCAGTTACTATAATATAAGCCAAGAAAAAGGCTACAGCAATAATAGCCCCAATAAGCTTTACTAAATCCATAATAATATTTATGAAAATTTACTTAAAAGTATTTATAGTGCCTTTATTTTGGTACAAATATTCAATAAATGAATATTACTTAGATGAAAGAAAAAATGGGTTGATTGCATATGTCAAGTTATATAAGAACACTCGTGATGCTAGGTATAACTAAACCTACAAAGATTTTAGCGAAGTACACGACGAACAGTTGTCTTAAGCTCTATTATAATGACTTTTAGATAGATGATAACAAAAGATTAAATTTTATAAACCTTATAGTACATTTACAGTTCATAATTATGGAAGATTTTTAAAGGCCGGATAAATAGTTACCCTTTACTATTCCAAAAACAGTACAGAAGGTCTAAGTCGATTTGAGAAAAGGCTTTTTAAAAGCAAATGAGGACACCTTTCATGGAACCTCTGGTCAGTATAGTGATTCCCACCTTAAATTCAGCTAAGACTATTAGAAAGACTTTAGAGTCTATCAAGCTTTTGAATTACCCTAACGTTGAATTAATAGTAGTTGACGGTAAATCGGACGACGGTACTTTGGATATTGTTAAAGAGTACAAAAATGTTTACAACTTAAGAATTGTAATTGAGGAAAGGAGAGGTAGGGGAGTTGCTTACAACCGAGGTGTTTTGGAGAGCAAGGGTAAGTACGTTGCGTTTCTTGACAGCGATGCTACTATAGCTACGCCAGGTTGGATAAGCGACGCGGTTAAGGTTATGGAAGCCGACGACAAGGTAGCAGTTGTTTTCACTAAGGTGTACTCGCCCCTTGACTCTACGATAATGCAAAAGGCGATAGATACTTTCTTGTGTAAGGGATTTACTACTGCTAACGGTGCTGTTTACAGACGTGATGCGGTACTTAAAGTAGGTGGTTTTAACGAGAAAATGAACTATTTGCAGGAAGATGAGTTGTTACATAGGTTAAAGAAGGCTGGCTATACTTTTTACGTCAACTATTCTGACTATATTTATCACTACCACAGAAACTCTTTGAGGTCTTACATAAAGCAGAACGTCGAGGCCGCTAAAGGTGCCAAGGCTTATAAGGCTTTTACTAGCGAGAAGTGGATAGTTAAGGATTCTATGACGAGATTACTTACTCTCTTAATTTCATTTGCGTTACCAGTGATATTAATTGTAACTGATAAAATACTGTTATTCTTGGCTTTAATACTGCTATTTTATGTTATGCTCTATATAAAAGTAAATTTAGAGACGTGTAAACAATATAAGTGGTCTAAGTACACGCTATTAGCCCCCTTCCTGATCTACATGTCTTTAATAGGGTTCTTTATAGGTTACGTGTCACCTCAAAAATCCTAGACGTTAAAGGTTGTAATTTAGCTGTATTCATTGAAATGAAAGCTTATTAATAAAAACCATGCTATTTTCCTAATGCTCTTAGGCTTAGAGCTTTTAACACTCCACTTCTCGGAACCCTTAGCTTATTTCTTTGCCATAAAAGATAAGAGAATAGCGGAAGTTGAAGCCGAAGGCTACAAACCCGTAAGCATAATAATCCCTACATATAACGAGGGAGATAAAATCAGGGACAAGTTGTTAAACGTTATGAAGAGTTACCCTCTGGAGTACGCCGAAATTATACTCGTTGACTCCTCCACGGACAACACTACAGAGGTAGCCAAATCACTCGGCATTCCGATAAAAATAGTCAAGGAGAAGGAGAGGAGAGGTAAAATATTCGCAGTAAAAGAGGGAATAAGGAATGCTAGTAATGATATAGTAGTAATAACCGACGCTGACGCTTTGTGGGATGATCCTTTAATAGATGCTATAAAGTACTTGAAGGGCGAGATCGGTGCTGTTAGCTGTATTAAGAGGAGTAATAGAGGGACTGAAAACGCTTATAGGAACTTTTATAATGTGATTAGGCTGTCTGAGTCTGCTGTTTACTCCACTCCGATTTTCCACGGTGAGCTAACGGCTTTCAGGAAGAGCTTGCTTTCAGCAGACGAAATTCCTAATGCCGGTGCTGATGATAGCAGCATAGCTACGCTCATCGCTTTAAAGGGATATAGAGCCATATGCACTAAAGTAAGAGCATTTGAGTACTCGCCAAAGGGGTTAGACTACTTTAGTTGGAAGACTAGAAGGGGGTTACACTTGGTAAGGCACTTTATACGCTTTTTGCCTAAAGTGATGAGGAGTAAGAACAGGAAATATAAGGCAATTTTTCTCGAGGAGTTTTACCTGCACTTAATAAACCCATGGTTTTTAGTACTCGGTGTAGTTCTGACGGCAATTTATTTGCCGAAGCTTTTCCTCTTCTTACTATTAGTACTATTAATCGCGTTAGTTATACCTCAGACCAGGGAGTTAGTGAAAGCCTGGGTACCTAATCAGTTCTTTCTAATAATGGCACAATTTAAGGCTTTGAGGGGTGAATTCTTGATGTGGAAAAAGGAGAGCAAGTGATCTGTGGCCTTCACGAGTATATAAGTGTGTATTTATCTGACTACTCACCACTCTGGAAGGGTGAGGGTTACGTCATCATCGTTTCCACCATCCATTCTGGACTCCATTTGGTGAGCAGTAGGGATAGCCGGAGAGCCCACTTGCGCTTTTATCCATTACGTCTAGTCCCTTAAGTGAGATGATATCTGCTCCTCTCTCAGTCCCATTAAGCTGGAGGAGCGCAGCTAGAGTCACTAAGAGAAATTTAGAAGAACTCATATTTAAATATAAGGGGGCTATCCATCCCTGCCCCTGGAAGGGGTGAGGCTTTACGCCCCCTTAATCCCAATTTTTTGTAATCCACGTTACCGTAAAGTTCGTAAATTGCTTGTTCAACTATATGCAGATCGTCAGATTTTAAATTTCTCAACCTCTCATCATCAAAATCGACATAAGCGAAGTTTTTGTCTTTAGGAGTG
It includes:
- a CDS encoding glycosyltransferase, yielding MEPLVSIVIPTLNSAKTIRKTLESIKLLNYPNVELIVVDGKSDDGTLDIVKEYKNVYNLRIVIEERRGRGVAYNRGVLESKGKYVAFLDSDATIATPGWISDAVKVMEADDKVAVVFTKVYSPLDSTIMQKAIDTFLCKGFTTANGAVYRRDAVLKVGGFNEKMNYLQEDELLHRLKKAGYTFYVNYSDYIYHYHRNSLRSYIKQNVEAAKGAKAYKAFTSEKWIVKDSMTRLLTLLISFALPVILIVTDKILLFLALILLFYVMLYIKVNLETCKQYKWSKYTLLAPFLIYMSLIGFFIGYVSPQKS
- a CDS encoding glycosyltransferase, translated to MLLGLELLTLHFSEPLAYFFAIKDKRIAEVEAEGYKPVSIIIPTYNEGDKIRDKLLNVMKSYPLEYAEIILVDSSTDNTTEVAKSLGIPIKIVKEKERRGKIFAVKEGIRNASNDIVVITDADALWDDPLIDAIKYLKGEIGAVSCIKRSNRGTENAYRNFYNVIRLSESAVYSTPIFHGELTAFRKSLLSADEIPNAGADDSSIATLIALKGYRAICTKVRAFEYSPKGLDYFSWKTRRGLHLVRHFIRFLPKVMRSKNRKYKAIFLEEFYLHLINPWFLVLGVVLTAIYLPKLFLFLLLVLLIALVIPQTRELVKAWVPNQFFLIMAQFKALRGEFLMWKKESK